A section of the Bradyrhizobium oligotrophicum S58 genome encodes:
- a CDS encoding fatty-acid--CoA ligase, translated as MLGLMQDWPLLCHRIIEHAATIHGSQEVVTRSVEGPIVRTTYRQIHDRALKVSQKLTRDGIKLGDRVATIAWNTARHLEVWYGIMGIGAICHTVNPRLFPEQIAWIINHAQDRIVITDLTFVPILEKLADKLPSVERYVVLTDAAHMPQTTLKNAVAYESWIGEADGDFTWGTFDENTAAAMCYTSGTTGDPKGVLYSHRSNVLHALMANNRDSLGTSAADTMLPVVPLFHANSWGIAFSAPSMGTKLVMPGPKLDGASVYELLDTEKVTYTAGVPTVWLMLLQHMQAHNLKLPHLKMVVCGGSAMPRSMIQAFLDMGIGVRHAWGMTEMSPIGTLATLKPPFLDAAGDAKLDVLQTQGFPPFGVEMKITDDAGAKLPWDGKTFGRLKVSGPAVSKAYFKVDSNILDEEGFFDTGDVATVDEHGFMRITDRSKDVIKSGGEWISSIDLENLAVGHPAVAEAAVIGVYHPKWDERPLLIVQLKPGQTTTREDILKYMEGKIAKWWMPDDVAFVDGIPHTATGKILKTALRDQFKSYRFPNAAA; from the coding sequence CGAGCATGCGGCGACAATCCACGGCTCCCAGGAGGTCGTGACCCGCTCGGTCGAAGGCCCCATCGTTCGCACCACCTATCGGCAAATCCACGACCGCGCTCTCAAGGTTTCACAGAAGCTGACGCGCGACGGCATCAAGCTCGGCGACCGCGTCGCCACCATCGCCTGGAATACCGCCCGTCATCTCGAGGTCTGGTACGGCATCATGGGAATCGGCGCGATCTGTCACACGGTCAATCCGCGGCTGTTTCCCGAGCAGATCGCCTGGATCATCAACCATGCGCAGGATCGCATCGTCATCACCGATCTGACCTTCGTGCCGATCCTGGAAAAGCTCGCCGACAAGCTGCCGAGCGTCGAACGGTACGTGGTGCTGACCGACGCCGCGCACATGCCGCAGACGACGCTCAAGAACGCGGTCGCCTACGAATCGTGGATCGGCGAGGCCGACGGCGATTTCACCTGGGGCACCTTCGACGAAAACACCGCAGCTGCGATGTGCTACACGTCCGGCACCACGGGCGATCCGAAAGGTGTGCTGTATTCGCATCGGTCCAACGTGCTGCATGCGTTGATGGCCAATAACCGGGATTCACTCGGTACGTCCGCAGCAGACACAATGCTTCCGGTGGTTCCCCTGTTCCATGCCAACAGCTGGGGCATTGCCTTCTCCGCGCCCTCGATGGGCACCAAGCTCGTGATGCCCGGCCCCAAGCTCGACGGCGCCTCGGTCTACGAGCTGCTCGACACCGAAAAGGTGACCTACACTGCGGGCGTACCGACGGTGTGGCTGATGCTGCTGCAGCACATGCAGGCGCATAACCTCAAACTGCCGCACCTGAAGATGGTGGTGTGCGGCGGCTCGGCGATGCCACGCTCGATGATCCAGGCCTTCCTCGACATGGGCATAGGCGTCCGTCACGCCTGGGGCATGACGGAGATGAGCCCGATCGGCACGCTCGCGACCTTGAAGCCGCCGTTCCTCGACGCCGCGGGCGACGCCAAGCTCGACGTGCTGCAGACCCAGGGTTTTCCGCCGTTCGGCGTCGAAATGAAGATCACCGACGATGCCGGGGCCAAGCTGCCGTGGGACGGCAAGACCTTCGGTCGCCTCAAAGTGTCGGGCCCAGCGGTCTCGAAGGCCTACTTCAAGGTCGACAGCAACATTCTCGACGAGGAAGGCTTCTTCGACACCGGCGACGTCGCGACCGTCGACGAGCATGGTTTCATGCGCATCACCGACCGCTCCAAGGACGTCATCAAGTCCGGCGGCGAGTGGATATCCTCGATCGACCTGGAGAACCTCGCTGTCGGCCATCCGGCCGTGGCGGAGGCGGCCGTGATCGGCGTCTACCATCCGAAATGGGACGAGCGTCCGCTGCTGATCGTGCAGCTCAAGCCCGGCCAGACCACGACGCGCGAGGACATCCTGAAATACATGGAAGGCAAGATCGCCAAATGGTGGATGCCCGATGACGTCGCCTTCGTCGACGGCATCCCGCACACGGCCACCGGCAAGATCCTGAAGACCGCGTTGCGCGATCAGTTCAAGAGCTATCGCTTCCCGAACGCCGCAGCCTGA